The Pseudomonas fluorescens nucleotide sequence CGGTGATTTCCCCGGCAAGCCGCTGATCATGGCTCTGGTGATTTCGCCCATGGTGGTACCGGTGGTGATCATCGGCGTGGCCAGTTACCTGTTCTTTGCTCCGCTGGGCATGGGTAACAGCTTTATCTCGCTGATTCTGGTGCATGCGGTGCTCGGTGTGCCGTTCGTCATCATCACCGTCTCGGCGACCCTGCAGGGTTTCAACCACAACCTGGTGCGCGCTGCAGCCAGCCTCGGCGCTTCGCCTCTGACCACTTTCCGTCGGGTGACCTTGCCGTTGATTGCGCCGGGGGTGATTTCCGGGGCGCTGTTCGCCTTCGCCACCTCTTTCGATGAGGTGGTGGTCACCCTGTTCCTCGCCGGCCCCGAGCAGGCGACCCTGCCACGGCAGATGTTCAGCGGTATCCGCGAGAACTTAAGCCCGACCATCGCCGCAGCGGCAACCTTGCTGATCGCCTTTTCTGTGGTGCTGTTGCTGACCCTGGAGTGGTTGCGTGGGCGTAGCGAGAAGCTGCGTACCCAACAGCCGGGTTGAGATTTTTCGCGGGGCAAGTCCAGTCGACTTGCCCCGCGATGAGCACCCGTCGACCGCCTTGATACCGGTCAGCCCCTGAGCGTTTCCCTGAGGTACAATGCGCGCCACTGTGATTCTGCCTACAGGTGCGCCATGCAGCCCTACGCTATTGCCCCCTCGATTCTTTCTGCCGACTTCGCCCGTCTGGGCGAGGAAGTCGACAACGTCCTGGCCGCGGGTGCCGACATCGTTCACTTCGATGTGATGGACAACCATTACGTGCCCAACCTGACCATCGGCCCGATGGTCTGCACCGCCCTGCGCAAGTACGGCATTACCGCGCCGATCGACGTGCACCTGATGGTCAGCCCGGTCGATCGCATCATCGGTGACTTCATCGAAGCGGGCGCCAGCTACATTACCTTCCATCCGGAAGCCAGCCTGCACATCGATCGTTCGCTACAGTTGATTCGCGACGGCGGTTGCAAGGCCGGCCTGGTGTTCAACCCGGCGACCCCGCTCGACACCCTCAAGTACGTGATGGACAAGGTCGACATGATCCTGTTGATGAGCGTCAACCCGGGCTTCGGTGGCCAGAAGTTCATCCCCGGCACCCTCGACAAGCTGCGCGAAGCCCGCGCGCTGATCGATGCCAGCGGTCGTGATATCCGTCTGGAAATCGACGGCGGCGTGAACGTCAGCAACATCCGTGAAATCGCGGCCGCCGGTGCCGATACCTTTGTCGCCGGTTCGGCGATCTTCAACACCCCGGACTACCGTGAGGTGATTGCCAAGATGCATGCCGAACTGGCCCTGGCCCGCCCATGAGTGGCTTCGAGCAGCTGTTCCCCGGCGCTCTGCCCAAACTGGTGATGTTTGATCTGGACGGTACCCTGATCGATTCGGTACCGGACCTGGCAGTGGCGGTGGATAACATGCTGCTCGCAATGGGCCGCCAGCCTGCCGGCCTAGAGGCAGTGCGCCACTGGGTCGGCAATGGTGCGCCGGTGCTGGTGCGTCGCGCCCTGGCCGGCGGCATCGACCATGAAGCGGTTGATGACGACGAAGCCGAGCGGGGCCTTGAGCTGTTCATGCAGGCCTACGCCGAAAGCCATGAACTGACGGTGGTCTACCCCGGCGTGCGCGACACCCTCAAGTGGTTGCACAAGCAGGGCGTGGAAATGGCCCTGATCACCAACAAGCCCGAGCGCTTCGTTGCCCCCTTGCTCGATCAGATGAAGATCGGCCGTTATTTCCGCTGGATCATCGGCGGCGACACCCTGCCGCAAAAAAAGCCCGATCCTGCCGCCTTGTTGTTCGTGATGAAAATGGCCAGCGTCGCCCCCGAGCAGGCGTTGTTCGTCGGCGACTCGCGCAGCGACGTACTGGCGGCCAAGGCTGCCGGCGTCAAATGCGTCGGCCTGACCTATGGCTACAACCATGGCCGGCCGATCAGCGAAGAGGCGCCGTGCCTGGTCATCGATGACTTGCGCGCACTGTTGCCTGGTTGCTTAGATCCAGCCACTGGGATAACGTTGGCGGACGTTCAACCCTCCTCAGATCGAGATTCCATCGTGGCGGTTATCGGCAAACTCTGGATGAAAGTCATCAAGGCCCTGGCCCGCTGGCGTTGGCGCGCCTGACTGCTATCCGCCGGCACGTGCCGGCCTGTTTGCCTGCCTGACCCATCTGCTGCTTGCCACGAGGCTATCATGACCCGCGAAGAATTCCTGCGCCTGGCCGCTGCCGGCTACAACCGCATTCCCCTGGCCTGCGAGACCTTGGCCGACTTCGACACGCCGTTGTCGATCTACCTGAAACTGGCTGATCAACCCAACTCCTACCTGCTTGAATCGGTGCAGGGCGGCGAGAAGTGGGGGCGTTACTCGATCATCGGTTTGCCGTGCCGCACCGTATTGCGTGTGCATGACCACCAGGTACGTATCACCCACGACGGTGAGTTGATCGAACAGCACGAAGTGGAAGACCCGCTGGCCTTCGTCGAAGCCTTCAAAGAGCGCTACCAGGTGCCGACCATTGCCGGCCTGCCGCGCTTCAATGGCGGCCTGGTCGGATACTTCGGTTATGACTGCGTGCGCTATGTCGAGCGGCGCCTGGGTAAGTGCCCGAACCCTGATCCGCTGGGCGTGCCGGACATCCTGCTGATGGTGTCTGACGCTGTGGTGGTGTTCGACAACCTGGCCGGCAAGATGCACGCAATCGTGCTGGCCGACCCGGCTGAAGAAGAGGCTTACGAAAACGGCCTGGCCCGTCTGCAAGGCCTGCTCGAGCAGTTGCGCCAGCCGATCGCCCCGCGTCGCGGCCTGGATTTGGGTGGCCCGCTGCCGGCAGAGCCGGCGTTCCGCTCAAGCTTTACCCAGAGCGACTACGAGCGTGCGGTCGATACCATCAAGGAGTACATCCTCGCTGGCGACTGCATGCAGGTGGTGCCGTCGCAGCGCATGTCCATCGACTTCAAGGCTGCGCCGATCGACCTGTACCGGGCACTGCGCTGCTTCAACCCGACGCCGTACATGTACTTCTTCAACTTCGGCGATTTCCATGTCGTGGGCAGTTCGCCGGAAGTGCTGGTGCGGGTCGAGGACAACCTGGTCACTGTGCGCCCGATCGCCGGTACTCGCCCACGCGGCGCCACCGAAGAGGCGGATCGCGCGCTGGAAGAAGACCTGCTGTCGGACGACAAGGAAATCGCCGAGCACCTGATGCTCATCGACCTGGGCCGCAATGATGCCGGCCGGGTGTCGGAAACCGGCTCGGTCAAAGTCACTGAGAAAATGGTAATCGAGCGTTATTCCAACGTCATGCACATCGTGTCCAACGTCACTGGCGAGTTGAAGCAGGGCTTGAGCGCCATGGATGCACTGCGCGCCATCCTGCCAGCCGGTACTTTGTCCGGAGCGCCGAAGATCCGCGCCATGGAAATCATCGACGAGCTGGAGCCGGTCAAGCGTGGCGTCTACGGCGGTGCGGTGGGGTACTTTGCCTGGAACGGCAACATGGATACCGCGATTGCCATCCGTACCGCAGTGATCAAGGACGGTGAACTGCATGTGCAAGCGGGTGGCGGCATTGTTGCCGACTCGGTGCCCGCGCTTGAGTGGGAAGAAACCATCAACAAGCGCCGGGCGATGTTCCGTGCGGTGGCGCTGGCCGAGCAAACGCCGCGTAGCTGAGCCGTGATCCACGGCGCCTGTTTTCGGCAGGCGCCGTTTTCCCTTACCTAGAACTCCAGGCTTAACGCCAGGTTGATCCCTTGTTGGGTCAACTCGTCACTCTTGCGCCAGTTGTAGCTGCCGCGCAGGGCCAGCCCCGGTGCCAGGCTCTGGCTCAAGCCCAGGGTCGCCCGGTTCAGATTGCTCTGTGGTGTGTAGCCGGTCAGGGTGAAGTCATTGCCCGGCAGGCTGTTGAGGTGGATGGTCAGGTCCTGGCGGTCGTCTTCGAGCTCGTGTTCGTGAGCCACTTCGGCGAACAGCAAGGTGCTTGGCCCAGCCTGGTATTTGCCCTGCAGGCCCAGACCCAGGCGCCGCGATTCTCGGTCCTGATCGTCGAAGCTCAAGGCGGTAGCCTGGGTGCCTTTCTCCGAATAGCCATCGACTTTTACCCTCGCATAATCGGCGCTGACGAAGGGCGACAGGCTCCACTGGCTGCCGGGCGCCGCCAGGTCATAACCCAATCGCGCGGCGAAGGCCCACAGCTCGCCGTCGGTATCACCTTTCTCGCTGCGATCATTCACGCCCAGGGCGAAGGTACGTTTCAGGTCGCTGTAGTTCAGGTGCCCGCCGGTCAAGGCCGCATCTGCCCACCACTGGTTCTGCTGGAACTGGACGAAGGCTGTGGCCAGATAGCTGTCGAGCTTGTAATCGGAGTCTTGCTCGCCGGCTTCGAGCTTCTGCTGGTAAGCGCCGGTAGCCACGCCAATACGCCAGGCGTCGTCCAGGCGATAGCTGCCGCCCAGGGTCAGGTTGTAGCCGTGTCCGTCGGCGCTGGCCGCGCTGCGCTGGCTGTCGATATCCAGATCCTGCCCACCGGCGGCAACGATAGCCTGCCATTGGCCAACCGGCTGCCAACTGCCTTGCCACTGGTTGCGCAGCTCATCCTGGTGCGCGCGCAGGCTGGCGTGGGCCATTTCTGGCAACAGCGTCAGCTCCCAGGGGGCGGAGAGGATCGAGAACGCGTAGTCGGCGATCAGTTCCTGCCCGGCAGTGGTGGGGTGGACCGAGTCGTTGAACAACAGCTTGCTCGGATCAGGCGTGGCGCCGTTGATGCCGTAGGTTGCATTCTGCACACAGCCGTTACCGCTGAAGCAGGTACCGACCAGGTTCTGACCGGTGGCCAGGCCGAACTGCGCCGGGGCCGCCAGGGCTTCCTGCAGAAGCAGTGGCACGTTGAGCGGAATGATTTGCGCGTCGATCTGGCTCAGTTGGCCGACCAACTGCTGGTTGAAGATGCTGCTCAACTGCGAGGCCGGGCCTTGCATCGGCGTGCCGTTGATTGCCGGGGTCAGGCCCAGGTCGGGCAGCAACCAGACCATGATGTACTGCGCGCCACCCTGTTGCAGGGCCTGGGCGCTGCCGGCCAGGCGATTGGCGGCGGCCGCAGCGGTTGCCGGGCTGGTGATCTGCCCCTGGAGAAAGTCGTTGCCGCCACCGGTCAGGTAATAAAGCGCGTTGGGGTCGGCGCGCAGTCCGCCGGCCAGATAGCCCGGGCGCTCGCGCAGTACGGTGCCGGCACCGGGATTGCCCGGTGGGATGATCACGTCGGAAGTCCCCGTGATCGAATCAAGGATCTGATCGGTGCGGTAGCCACCGACTGCCCAGTTGTTACCGTCGGCTTGACCAAGGGCGGCATTCACCGGCGAAGTGGAGGCGCCAAGGTCGGCGGGGGCAATACCCAGTTGCGCGCCCAGTAACATGGGGGACACCGCACCGAAGGCTTCGCCATTGCCATAGGTCGGCCCGACCCGGTTGGTAAAGCGTTGGGTGGAGCCTGCCGGACCGTTGCTGTCCGGGAACTGCCCGGCATCGGCAAGGCTATCGCCGAAGACGATCAAGGTGGAGTAGGGGGAGGGGGCGGCATAGGCGCTGGAGCAGGCCAGGGCCAGCAGCGAGAATACACAGGGCAACAGAGAGCGCGCGTTCAACATCGCAAAGATCCTTTTTCGTTGTTGTTATTGGATGACGCCTTAGGACGTTAGCAAAACAATCCACGTGTCTTCCATCGCTAAAGCGTTTCGGTATGCCTCGGTCATATTGCGTGCGCCGCTGCGGTAGGCTACTGTGCGGGGACGTATGAACGAGACCTACCCCGTGTTGATCGTCAGCAAACTCTTGATGCGCGTTATCAAGGCCCACGCCCGTTGGCGTTGGCGCGCCTGACTTTATCTCTTGCCGGTTAGCCGGCCCTGTACCGCTTTGCCTTTCTGAACGCTTTACCTGCTGCAACTGGCCTGTGCCGGTGCGCACAGGAAAACTCGCACCTGCTGCATCGCGCAGGGGATCTTCGAAAGGCATGTATTCAAAGTCAGTAGATGCAAGAGGTTGAACCCAGATGTTACTGATGATCGACAACTACGACTCTTTTACCTACAACGTCGTGCAGTACCTCGGCGAGTTGGGTGCAGAGGTCAAGGTCATTCGCAATGACGAACTGACCATCGCCCAGATCGAAGCCCTGAACCCCGAGCGCATCGTCGTTTCCCCCGGCCCGTGTACGCCGACCGAAGCCGGTGTATCGCTGGAGGCCATCAAGCATTTCGCTGGCAAGCTGCCAATCCTGGGCGTTTGCCTGGGCCACCAGTCCATTGGCCAGGCCTTTGGCGGTGATGTAGTGCGCGCCCGCCAGGTGATGCATGGCAAGACCAGCCCGGTTTTCCATAAGGATCTGGGCGTGTTCGCCGGCCTTAACAATCCGCTGACCGTCACCCGCTATCACTCGCTGGTGGTCAAGCGCGAAACCTTGCCCGATTGCCTGGAACTGACTGCCTGGACTGCCCTTGAAGACGGCTCGGTGGATGAGATCATGGGCCTGCGTCATAAAGAGCTGAATATCGAAGGGGTGCAGTTTCACCCCGAATCGATCCTCACCGAGCAGGGCCACGAGCTGTTCGCCAACTTCCTCAAGCAGACCGGCGGCCGCCGTTAAGGATCGAACATGGATATCAAGAGCGCGCTGAGCCGTATCGTCGGCCACCTGGACTTGAGCACCGAAGAAATGCGCGACGTGATGCGCGAAATCATGACCGGCCAATGCACTGAAGCGCAGATCGGCGCTTTCCTGATGGGCATACGCATGAAGAGCGAGAGCATCGACGAAATCGTCGGTGCGGTGTCGGTAATGCGTGAACTGGCCGACAAGGTCGAGCTCAATACCCTCGACCAGGTTGTCGACGTGGTCGGCACCGGCGGCGATGGCGCCAACATCTTCAACGTGTCCACTGCTTCGGCCTTTGTCGTCGCTGCGGCCGGTTGCACTGTGGCCAAGCACGGTAACCGTGCGGTCTCGGGCAAGAGCGGCAGTGCCGACCTGCTGGAAGCCGCCGGCATTTATCTGAACCTGACCCCGGTGCAGGTTGCACGCTGCATCGACAGCGTCGGCATCGGTTTCATGTTTGCCCAGACCCACCATAAGGCGATGAAATACGCCGCCGGCCCGCGTCGTGACCTGGGCCTGCGGACCCTGTTCAATATGCTCGGCCCGCTTACGAATCCGGCCGGGGTCAAGCACCAGGTCGTCGGCGTGTTCAACCAGGCGTTGTGTCGCCCACTGGCAGAAGTGCTGCAACGCCTGGGCAGCAAGCATGTGCTGGTGGTGCATTCGAAAGACGGCCTGGACGAATTCAGTCTGGCCGCGCCAACCTTCGTTGCCGAACTCAAAAACGACCAGATCTGCGAATACTGGGTCGAACCCGAAGACCTCGGCATGAAAAGCCAGAGCCTGCACGGCCTGGCCGTGGAAAGCCCGGCCAAGTCGCTGGAGCTGATCCGCGATGCCTTGGGCCGGCGCAAGACCGAGAACGGCCAGAAGGCCGCGGAAATGATCGTGCTCAACGCCGGCGCCGCACTGTACGCCGCCGATCACGCCATGAGCCTCAAGCAAGGCGTGGAACTTGCGCATGACGCATTGCACACCGGTCTTGCCCGGGAAAAACTCGAAGAACTCGGTGCCTTTACCGCGGTATTCAAGCAGGAGAATGAAGGATGAGTGTGCCGACGGTTCTGGAAAAGATCCTTGCCCGCAAGGTCGAGGAAGTCGCCGAGCGCAGCGCCCGGGTCAGCCTGGCTGAGCTGGAGCGCATGGCCGCAGTCGCCGACGCCCCGCGTGGTTTTGCCAAGGCCCTGATCGAACAGGCCAAGCGCAAGCAGCCGGCAGTCATTGCCGAGATCAAGAAAGCCTCGCCAAGCAAGGGTGTGATCCGCGAAAACTTCATTCCGGCCGACATCGCCGTCAGCTACGAGAAAGGCGGGGCGACCTGCCTGTCGGTGCTGACCGATGTCGACTACTTCCAGGGCAGCGATATCTATCTGCAACACGCGCGGGCCGCTTGCAAGCTGCCGGTGATCCGCAAGGACTTCATGATCGATCCTTACCAGATTGTCGAAGCCCGGGCCCTGGGCGCTGATTGTGTCCTGCTGATCGTTGCAGCACTGGATGACGTGAAGATGGTCGAGCTTGCCGATACCGCCAAGCGCGTCGGCCTCGACGTGCTGGTCGAAGTGCACGACGGCGATGAGCTGGAGCGGGCGCTGAAGACCCTCGACACGCCACTGGTGGGCGTCAACAACCGCAACCTGCACACCTTTGAAGTCAGCCTGGAAACCACCCTCGACCTGCTGCCGCGCATCCCGCGGGATCGCCTGGCCATCACCGAGAGCGGTATCCTCAACCGCGCTGACGTCGAGTTGATGGAAATCAACGAGGTGTATTCCTTCCTGGTCGGTGAAGCCTTCATGCGTGCCGAACACCCGGGGCTTGAGCTGCAGCGCCTGTTCTTCCCGGAGCGCGTGGTGCAGAACCCGGTGCAAGGCCTGGACTGATTCAACTCTGAAGCCGGCGATGCCGGCTTTTTTGTCTCTACAAGGTTAATGCGATGACTGATCACGTGGTTGATGTCACTGTCGAAGCCGGGTTGCACGCCGAGCAGGAACTGCTGGCGGCTGTATGCAAAGGTGAAAAGGATCATGGCCTGTTGTTCTGGCGTCCGACTGATCACGCCTTGGTCATGCCCCGACGCATGAGCCGCCTGGACGGTTTCGAGGCTGCCTGCGCCGAACTTGCGATTGCCGGCTGGCCGGTGCTGCTGCGCGAAACCGGGGGTGAGCCGGTACCGCAGTCGCCGGCGGTGATCAATATCGCCCTGGTATACGTCGCGCCGAAAAGCGAAGGCGACCATGGCCGTATCGAAAACGCCTACGAGCGTCTGTGCCTGCCGTTGTGTGACGTGCTGCGTGAATGGGGTGGGCTGGCGTCGGTGGGGGAAATCGAAGGGGCGTTCTGTGATGGACGCTACAACGTCAACCTTAACGGCCGCAAACTGGTCGGCACCGCCCAGCGCTGGCGCCAAGGCCTGGGTGGCAAGCGTCCGGTGGTGCTGGTGCATGGTGCGTTGTTGCTGGATAACGAGCGCGATTCGATGGTGGCGGCGGTCAACCGTTTCAACGAATGCTGCGACCTGGAGCAGCGCTGCCTGGCTGACAGCCACATCGCCCTGCACGAAGTAGTGCCCGAGGCGCCGCTGCTCGAGCGCCTTGGCCAGGCCTATGCCGAGGTAATCAAGGGCATCGCCCGCGATTAACGGGTGCCGAAGACCACCATGGTCTTGCCCTTGACGTGTACCAGGCTGCGTTCTTCAAGATCCTTGAGGACGCGGCCGACCATCTCCCGCGAGCAACCGACGATCCGGCCGATCTCCTGGCGGGTGATCTTGATCTGCATGCCGTCGGGGTGGGTCATGGCATCTGGCTGCTTGCACAGCTCCAGCAGGCAGCGCGCTACCCGGCC carries:
- a CDS encoding ABC transporter permease — translated: MLSPYMSPVERVWFYSLRILCGLILLFLVLPVLVIIPLSFNSGSFLVYPLQGFSLQWYHDFFASAEWMRALKNSIIVAPAATVLAMIFGTLASIGLTRGDFPGKPLIMALVISPMVVPVVIIGVASYLFFAPLGMGNSFISLILVHAVLGVPFVIITVSATLQGFNHNLVRAAASLGASPLTTFRRVTLPLIAPGVISGALFAFATSFDEVVVTLFLAGPEQATLPRQMFSGIRENLSPTIAAAATLLIAFSVVLLLTLEWLRGRSEKLRTQQPG
- the rpe gene encoding ribulose-phosphate 3-epimerase; this translates as MQPYAIAPSILSADFARLGEEVDNVLAAGADIVHFDVMDNHYVPNLTIGPMVCTALRKYGITAPIDVHLMVSPVDRIIGDFIEAGASYITFHPEASLHIDRSLQLIRDGGCKAGLVFNPATPLDTLKYVMDKVDMILLMSVNPGFGGQKFIPGTLDKLREARALIDASGRDIRLEIDGGVNVSNIREIAAAGADTFVAGSAIFNTPDYREVIAKMHAELALARP
- a CDS encoding phosphoglycolate phosphatase — translated: MSGFEQLFPGALPKLVMFDLDGTLIDSVPDLAVAVDNMLLAMGRQPAGLEAVRHWVGNGAPVLVRRALAGGIDHEAVDDDEAERGLELFMQAYAESHELTVVYPGVRDTLKWLHKQGVEMALITNKPERFVAPLLDQMKIGRYFRWIIGGDTLPQKKPDPAALLFVMKMASVAPEQALFVGDSRSDVLAAKAAGVKCVGLTYGYNHGRPISEEAPCLVIDDLRALLPGCLDPATGITLADVQPSSDRDSIVAVIGKLWMKVIKALARWRWRA
- the trpE gene encoding anthranilate synthase component I, with amino-acid sequence MTREEFLRLAAAGYNRIPLACETLADFDTPLSIYLKLADQPNSYLLESVQGGEKWGRYSIIGLPCRTVLRVHDHQVRITHDGELIEQHEVEDPLAFVEAFKERYQVPTIAGLPRFNGGLVGYFGYDCVRYVERRLGKCPNPDPLGVPDILLMVSDAVVVFDNLAGKMHAIVLADPAEEEAYENGLARLQGLLEQLRQPIAPRRGLDLGGPLPAEPAFRSSFTQSDYERAVDTIKEYILAGDCMQVVPSQRMSIDFKAAPIDLYRALRCFNPTPYMYFFNFGDFHVVGSSPEVLVRVEDNLVTVRPIAGTRPRGATEEADRALEEDLLSDDKEIAEHLMLIDLGRNDAGRVSETGSVKVTEKMVIERYSNVMHIVSNVTGELKQGLSAMDALRAILPAGTLSGAPKIRAMEIIDELEPVKRGVYGGAVGYFAWNGNMDTAIAIRTAVIKDGELHVQAGGGIVADSVPALEWEETINKRRAMFRAVALAEQTPRS
- the estP gene encoding esterase EstP, coding for MLNARSLLPCVFSLLALACSSAYAAPSPYSTLIVFGDSLADAGQFPDSNGPAGSTQRFTNRVGPTYGNGEAFGAVSPMLLGAQLGIAPADLGASTSPVNAALGQADGNNWAVGGYRTDQILDSITGTSDVIIPPGNPGAGTVLRERPGYLAGGLRADPNALYYLTGGGNDFLQGQITSPATAAAAANRLAGSAQALQQGGAQYIMVWLLPDLGLTPAINGTPMQGPASQLSSIFNQQLVGQLSQIDAQIIPLNVPLLLQEALAAPAQFGLATGQNLVGTCFSGNGCVQNATYGINGATPDPSKLLFNDSVHPTTAGQELIADYAFSILSAPWELTLLPEMAHASLRAHQDELRNQWQGSWQPVGQWQAIVAAGGQDLDIDSQRSAASADGHGYNLTLGGSYRLDDAWRIGVATGAYQQKLEAGEQDSDYKLDSYLATAFVQFQQNQWWADAALTGGHLNYSDLKRTFALGVNDRSEKGDTDGELWAFAARLGYDLAAPGSQWSLSPFVSADYARVKVDGYSEKGTQATALSFDDQDRESRRLGLGLQGKYQAGPSTLLFAEVAHEHELEDDRQDLTIHLNSLPGNDFTLTGYTPQSNLNRATLGLSQSLAPGLALRGSYNWRKSDELTQQGINLALSLEF
- a CDS encoding aminodeoxychorismate/anthranilate synthase component II; amino-acid sequence: MLLMIDNYDSFTYNVVQYLGELGAEVKVIRNDELTIAQIEALNPERIVVSPGPCTPTEAGVSLEAIKHFAGKLPILGVCLGHQSIGQAFGGDVVRARQVMHGKTSPVFHKDLGVFAGLNNPLTVTRYHSLVVKRETLPDCLELTAWTALEDGSVDEIMGLRHKELNIEGVQFHPESILTEQGHELFANFLKQTGGRR
- the trpD gene encoding anthranilate phosphoribosyltransferase; protein product: MDIKSALSRIVGHLDLSTEEMRDVMREIMTGQCTEAQIGAFLMGIRMKSESIDEIVGAVSVMRELADKVELNTLDQVVDVVGTGGDGANIFNVSTASAFVVAAAGCTVAKHGNRAVSGKSGSADLLEAAGIYLNLTPVQVARCIDSVGIGFMFAQTHHKAMKYAAGPRRDLGLRTLFNMLGPLTNPAGVKHQVVGVFNQALCRPLAEVLQRLGSKHVLVVHSKDGLDEFSLAAPTFVAELKNDQICEYWVEPEDLGMKSQSLHGLAVESPAKSLELIRDALGRRKTENGQKAAEMIVLNAGAALYAADHAMSLKQGVELAHDALHTGLAREKLEELGAFTAVFKQENEG
- the trpC gene encoding indole-3-glycerol phosphate synthase TrpC, producing MSVPTVLEKILARKVEEVAERSARVSLAELERMAAVADAPRGFAKALIEQAKRKQPAVIAEIKKASPSKGVIRENFIPADIAVSYEKGGATCLSVLTDVDYFQGSDIYLQHARAACKLPVIRKDFMIDPYQIVEARALGADCVLLIVAALDDVKMVELADTAKRVGLDVLVEVHDGDELERALKTLDTPLVGVNNRNLHTFEVSLETTLDLLPRIPRDRLAITESGILNRADVELMEINEVYSFLVGEAFMRAEHPGLELQRLFFPERVVQNPVQGLD
- a CDS encoding lipoate--protein ligase family protein → MTDHVVDVTVEAGLHAEQELLAAVCKGEKDHGLLFWRPTDHALVMPRRMSRLDGFEAACAELAIAGWPVLLRETGGEPVPQSPAVINIALVYVAPKSEGDHGRIENAYERLCLPLCDVLREWGGLASVGEIEGAFCDGRYNVNLNGRKLVGTAQRWRQGLGGKRPVVLVHGALLLDNERDSMVAAVNRFNECCDLEQRCLADSHIALHEVVPEAPLLERLGQAYAEVIKGIARD